In Kineosporia sp. NBRC 101731, the following proteins share a genomic window:
- a CDS encoding phosphopantetheine-binding protein produces the protein EAAVETVGFALKDFDPEGETVPIGRPVWNTSVVVLDSWLRPVGPGVVGELYLGGAQVADGYVGQPGLSAQRFVADPYAADGSRLYRTGDLVRWSQDGQLEYVGRADDQVKVRGFRIELDEIRNVLESHPEVTAAAVVAYDHPAGGKYLAAYLTARAELGEGLREFAAGMLPEYMVPTVFTVLESFPVTVNGKLDRRALPVPDLAAASGTGREPVSVAETALADIFTDVLRLPAGTTVSVEDDFFRLGGDSILAARVVAQAIRRDLSISVRNMFELRTIDELARVHEQAVLEQAAAIEQPPAEPVTLPPSTVLERLRESGQEPDAWVYTESLTMPVVPSARIRSAFLDLVAAVDALRLRVTVMNKRLWLSEIMPPGSAESAGQFVDGAPALNDADVRSLALSHIRITEGLPVALVAVSRGDVTVLMLAVHGAAADRLGVHTLLARLRQTVEGGRVSFPPEASLVAALHQVDVSGEQENAAATSVWAQRLTAATVDVPDAWDATGFTQVDLGAGLSAERVLAGVRAAVAEFGLKHAPDLVFDGEVSLGEPVSGAVGPFTATSPVVALAKADDLVPEQYPLLRFHHRSGRRALKKVPVPALLVTRLHGTGAEPGQREGIEHQYRAVIRWRCDVEGAVVMLLGFSTGAERLLEEALARALHT, from the coding sequence CCGAGGCTGCGGTGGAGACGGTCGGTTTCGCTCTGAAGGATTTTGATCCGGAGGGTGAGACGGTTCCGATCGGTCGTCCGGTGTGGAACACGTCGGTGGTGGTACTGGATTCCTGGCTGCGCCCGGTCGGGCCGGGCGTGGTCGGCGAGTTGTACCTGGGCGGTGCTCAGGTCGCGGACGGGTACGTCGGTCAGCCGGGCCTGAGCGCGCAGCGGTTCGTCGCTGATCCTTACGCTGCTGATGGATCGCGGCTCTACCGGACCGGAGACCTGGTGCGCTGGAGTCAGGACGGGCAGCTGGAGTATGTCGGCCGGGCCGATGACCAGGTGAAGGTGCGGGGTTTCCGGATCGAGCTGGACGAGATCCGCAACGTGCTGGAGTCGCACCCGGAGGTGACGGCGGCGGCGGTTGTGGCGTATGACCATCCGGCCGGTGGGAAGTACCTGGCCGCCTACCTGACCGCGCGCGCTGAACTCGGTGAAGGACTGCGGGAGTTCGCGGCGGGAATGCTGCCGGAGTACATGGTGCCGACGGTGTTCACGGTTCTGGAAAGCTTCCCGGTCACGGTGAACGGCAAGCTGGACCGCCGCGCCCTGCCGGTGCCGGACCTGGCTGCTGCCAGTGGTACGGGCCGGGAACCGGTCTCGGTGGCGGAGACGGCTCTGGCCGACATCTTCACCGACGTCCTGCGGCTTCCGGCCGGCACGACCGTGTCGGTCGAGGATGACTTCTTCCGGCTCGGCGGGGACAGCATCCTGGCCGCCCGGGTGGTGGCCCAGGCCATCCGAAGGGATCTGTCGATCTCGGTGCGGAACATGTTCGAGCTGCGGACGATCGACGAACTCGCACGGGTGCACGAGCAGGCCGTGCTCGAGCAGGCGGCCGCGATCGAGCAGCCGCCGGCCGAGCCGGTGACGCTGCCGCCCTCGACGGTGCTGGAACGACTGCGTGAGTCCGGACAGGAGCCGGATGCGTGGGTCTACACGGAGAGCCTGACGATGCCGGTCGTGCCGTCGGCGCGGATCAGGTCCGCGTTCCTGGACCTGGTCGCTGCGGTGGATGCGCTGCGGCTGCGGGTGACGGTGATGAACAAGCGTCTGTGGTTGTCCGAGATCATGCCGCCCGGTTCGGCGGAATCTGCGGGGCAGTTCGTGGACGGCGCACCAGCGCTCAACGATGCCGATGTGCGTTCACTCGCGCTGAGCCACATCCGGATCACGGAAGGACTTCCGGTCGCGCTGGTTGCCGTCTCCCGCGGGGACGTCACGGTGCTGATGCTGGCCGTCCACGGGGCAGCGGCGGACCGGCTGGGAGTTCACACCTTGCTCGCCCGTCTCCGGCAGACCGTCGAGGGCGGTCGCGTGTCCTTCCCGCCGGAGGCCTCTCTGGTGGCGGCCCTTCACCAGGTCGACGTGTCCGGGGAGCAGGAGAATGCGGCAGCCACGTCGGTCTGGGCGCAGCGGCTCACGGCGGCGACGGTCGATGTTCCCGACGCCTGGGATGCCACCGGGTTCACCCAGGTCGACCTCGGGGCCGGGCTGAGCGCCGAGCGGGTTCTCGCAGGGGTGCGGGCAGCCGTGGCGGAGTTCGGTCTCAAGCATGCGCCCGATCTGGTGTTCGACGGGGAAGTGTCTCTGGGGGAACCTGTTTCGGGGGCCGTCGGGCCTTTCACCGCGACCAGTCCCGTCGTTGCCCTCGCGAAGGCCGACGATCTCGTCCCCGAGCAGTACCCCCTCCTGCGCTTCCACCACCGCTCCGGTCGGCGAGCCCTGAAGAAGGTGCCCGTCCCGGCGTTGCTGGTGACCCGCCTTCACGGCACCGGTGCCGAGCCCGGGCAGAGGGAAGGAATCGAGCACCAGTACCGCGCTGTCATCCGCTGGCGCTGCGACGTGGAGGGGGCCGTGGTGATGCTTCTGGGCTTCTCGACGGGTGCAGAGAGGTTGCTGGAAGAAGCTCTGGCCCGGGCTCTCCACACATGA
- a CDS encoding MbtH family protein: MATNPFDDDSGTFFALVNHEEQYSLWPTFRPVPGGWTIAFGGPDGTGRQEVIDWIDKTWKDLRPKSLRDFIAEHENAVAGS; the protein is encoded by the coding sequence ATGGCCACGAATCCCTTCGATGACGACAGCGGAACTTTCTTCGCCCTGGTGAATCACGAGGAGCAGTACTCCCTCTGGCCGACCTTCCGGCCGGTGCCCGGTGGCTGGACGATCGCCTTCGGCGGCCCGGACGGGACCGGACGCCAGGAGGTCATCGACTGGATCGACAAGACCTGGAAGGACCTGCGGCCCAAGTCGCTCCGCGATTTCATCGCCGAGCACGAGAACGCCGTCGCCGGTAGCTGA